One genomic segment of Pandoraea sputorum includes these proteins:
- a CDS encoding GlxA family transcriptional regulator: MRNVALLVFPGVQSLDVSGPLDVFAEANRFLLPDDQYQTEVIGTQHGAIACSNGMALLPRRHYQDVGGHVDLLLVAGGPSLLTDDLGPNVYRWLNDMVPRARRYGSICNGALILAAAGLLDGKRVTTHWNDVDVLAERAPGANIEVDRLFIQDGRLFTSAGVTAGIDLSLHLLAQDHGQEVALNVAKRLVVFTQRAGGQSQFSPYLTPYAEPNSPVAQVQHYVLEHLAEPLSVGDLAAVAKMSVRNFSRVFARDAGVTPADFVSAARVDAARVMLENGNAPLKTVAWECGFGDPHNMRKVFQRRFGVSPQQYRENFGQAQG, from the coding sequence ATCCGTAACGTCGCCCTGCTGGTGTTTCCCGGCGTGCAATCGCTCGATGTGAGCGGGCCGCTGGACGTCTTCGCCGAAGCCAATCGCTTCCTGCTGCCCGACGATCAGTACCAGACGGAGGTCATCGGCACGCAGCACGGGGCCATTGCCTGCTCGAATGGCATGGCGTTGCTGCCGCGACGTCACTATCAGGATGTCGGCGGACACGTCGATCTGCTGCTGGTGGCGGGGGGTCCGTCGCTACTGACGGACGATCTCGGGCCGAACGTCTATCGCTGGCTGAACGACATGGTCCCGCGCGCACGCCGCTACGGCTCGATCTGCAACGGCGCGCTGATCCTGGCGGCGGCGGGCCTGCTCGACGGCAAGCGCGTAACCACGCACTGGAACGATGTCGACGTACTGGCCGAGCGTGCCCCGGGCGCGAACATCGAAGTCGACCGGCTGTTCATTCAGGACGGGCGTCTGTTCACGTCGGCAGGGGTGACGGCCGGGATCGATCTGTCGCTGCATTTGCTGGCACAGGATCACGGGCAGGAGGTGGCGCTGAACGTGGCGAAGCGGCTGGTCGTCTTCACGCAGCGCGCGGGCGGTCAGTCGCAATTCAGTCCGTATCTGACGCCCTACGCCGAGCCGAACTCTCCCGTCGCGCAGGTCCAGCATTACGTGCTGGAGCATTTGGCGGAGCCGTTATCGGTCGGCGATCTGGCAGCCGTGGCAAAGATGAGCGTGCGCAACTTCTCGCGGGTATTCGCACGCGATGCGGGGGTGACGCCAGCCGATTTCGTGAGCGCCGCCCGCGTCGACGCCGCGCGCGTGATGCTGGAGAACGGCAATGCCCCGCTCAAGACAGTGGCGTGGGAATGCGGCTTCGGCGACCCGCACAACATGCGCAAGGTGTTTCAGCGCCGATTCGGCGTGTCGCCGCAGCAGTATCGCGAGAATTTCGGGCAGGCGCAGGGGTAA
- a CDS encoding SLAC1 anion channel family protein: MMSIATTADPSIRQRSSVKHLPVNLFGSVMGISGLSLAWRGAHHLFGANAAIADEIGIIAILTFLVLAAGYLVKWVRYPEAVKAEFTHPIAGNFFGTITISVLLLSSVIGVYSAVLGEIVWSIGTLLTIGLTFIVAGRLFRGKQEPIHAAPAWLIPGVATLDIAVAGGTMPMAWAHEVNLFAIAVGTMMALVFFTMIFSRIVHHDPLPQGMVPSLIIMIAPFEVGFLAYVNVVQHVDMFAGLLFYFGLFLFISLAFKVFRLSIPFAASWWAVSFPMAALSNAAIKYAAYSDTWALKFIAAIILTMLSLTILVLFARTLHRLFTNRLLVG, encoded by the coding sequence ATCATGAGTATTGCCACAACTGCTGACCCGTCCATACGGCAGCGTAGCTCGGTGAAGCACCTTCCCGTGAATCTTTTCGGTTCCGTCATGGGGATTTCCGGACTGTCTCTTGCGTGGCGCGGCGCACATCACCTCTTCGGTGCGAACGCGGCGATCGCGGACGAAATCGGCATCATCGCCATCCTGACGTTTCTGGTTCTGGCGGCAGGATACCTGGTCAAGTGGGTTCGCTACCCGGAGGCGGTGAAGGCCGAATTCACTCACCCGATTGCGGGCAATTTTTTCGGCACCATCACGATTTCGGTATTGCTTCTCTCGTCAGTCATCGGTGTCTACAGTGCGGTGCTGGGTGAGATCGTGTGGTCTATCGGAACCCTTCTCACTATCGGTCTGACCTTCATCGTCGCCGGACGGCTCTTTCGGGGCAAACAGGAACCGATTCACGCTGCGCCGGCCTGGTTGATTCCCGGTGTGGCAACACTTGATATTGCGGTTGCGGGGGGCACCATGCCGATGGCGTGGGCGCACGAAGTCAACCTCTTCGCCATCGCTGTCGGCACGATGATGGCGCTCGTATTTTTCACGATGATTTTCTCTCGCATCGTTCACCACGACCCGCTACCGCAGGGGATGGTGCCCTCCCTGATCATCATGATCGCGCCGTTCGAGGTCGGTTTCCTGGCTTATGTGAATGTCGTCCAGCACGTGGACATGTTTGCGGGTCTGCTCTTTTACTTCGGGTTGTTCCTGTTCATCTCGTTGGCATTCAAGGTGTTCCGGCTCTCGATTCCGTTCGCCGCGTCGTGGTGGGCGGTCAGCTTCCCGATGGCCGCGCTGTCCAATGCCGCGATCAAGTATGCAGCCTACTCGGATACCTGGGCGCTGAAATTCATCGCTGCCATCATCCTGACGATGCTGAGCCTCACCATCCTGGTGCTCTTCGCGCGCACGCTGCACCGCCTCTTCACGAACCGCCTCCTCGTCGGTTGA
- a CDS encoding DMT family transporter, whose amino-acid sequence MSWIVLSVAGLLEIAFAFGMKWSAGFSRPWPSVFAALTGLSSIWLLTTSLKSLPVGTAYAVWTGIGAAGTAVVGMLFLGESASLGRVLCIAVILSGVIGLRVVGGQAA is encoded by the coding sequence ATGTCCTGGATAGTGTTAAGTGTCGCTGGCCTGCTGGAAATCGCCTTCGCCTTCGGTATGAAATGGTCCGCGGGATTCAGCCGCCCCTGGCCGAGCGTTTTCGCGGCGCTCACCGGTCTATCGAGCATCTGGTTGTTGACCACATCGCTCAAATCGCTCCCGGTCGGTACGGCCTATGCGGTATGGACGGGAATCGGGGCGGCCGGTACCGCCGTTGTCGGCATGCTGTTCCTGGGCGAATCGGCCTCGCTCGGACGCGTGTTGTGTATTGCCGTCATCCTGTCAGGCGTGATCGGATTGCGTGTCGTGGGAGGGCAGGCCGCGTAA